The Chryseolinea soli nucleotide sequence CACCGCCGCCAACCACCATAGCCAGAAAGACGGAAAAAAGACCTGTGAACATCGTAAGCTTTGGCCAACGAAAGCAAAACTCCACTGCCTTGTTGAACCCGTCCTGTAAGAGATCGAGTATGTTCTTTTTTGCAGGACGATCGGCTACATGATGCTTGAGCCCTTTTTTCAAGAAGACATAACACATATAAGGTGTTAAAAGCAGGGCAACCAGAAAGGAAGCGAATAATGCGATGGATACGGCGATCGGCAAAGAGACGATGAACTCCTTGGGAAGTCCTCTCAGAACAAACGCCAGCGGCATGAAGGCAAAAATGATGGCAGCGGTTGCCGTAAACACCGGGATCATCAACTGCGTTGCGCTCTGCCACGCGGCTGTCCAATTCGCAACGCCCTCATCCAGTTTTTCGATATAATTATCCACGATGACGATCGCGTCGTCGACCACCATCCCCAGCACGACAATCAGTGCGGCGAGCGATACCTGATGAATTTCTATTCCCACCAAATTGAGGATGGCAAAGGTTATCGCGATGGACACGGGTGCGGCAATCGCCGATATGGAAGCGATGCGGAAGGGGAGGAGTAACATCACCACGACGATCACCGCAGCAATGGCGATCCCAAATTCCACCATGAAATGACTTACCCGTTCGCCCACCACTTCAGGTTGGTCGACGATGGTCCGGATGGTAACATCGGCGGGCAACGTCTTCTTTACGGCTTCAATTTTCTTGTTGAGGTCATCGCCAAGGAACACGATGTTATTTCCAGGTTGCATTTGCACGGTCAGCATCATCACATTGTCGCTGCCGACCTTTATAAAACTATTCAGTTCTTCATAGCGTCGTTCAATCCGTGCGACATCTTTCAGTCGGACCACTTTTCCGTCGGGGCTGCTGAAAATGATCTGGTTGCCGATGGCCGCCTCATCTTTGTACCGGCTGTTGGCAAAGATGGGAACATTACTGGCCGACAAAGTAATGTCGCCGGTATAGTTGGTCACATTCTGTGTTTGTAATACAGCCGACAGCGTGGCAAAATCAAACCCATATTGCTGCATCTTTTCATCGTCAACAATGATATAGATCTGTTGACGCTGTCCACCGTATCGATTGATCTTAGAGACTTCGGGAATCGTTTTAATGCCGTCCTCGATCTTGTCCAGATACTTTTCAACTTCGGCATAGCTTCGGCCGGGTGCGCTCACCGTGATCATCTGCGCAACCACATCGCCGAATTCGCTATTGACAATCGGACCCTGTACACCGGGAGGAAGGGTAGGACGCAAGGTGCTATTCAACCCATGCTGCAAGGTGCTCCAAAACTTTTTGGGGTCTTTTACCTCGTCGTTCAACTCCGCGATAATGACCACCTGACCTTCTTTTGTTTCCGAGCGGGTTTTCGCCTTCTTGATCTCTTCGAAACTGAAAAGGAACTGCTCAATTTTGTCGGTCACCTGCTTTTCCACCTGGAGCTCATCCGCACCCGGATAGAGTGCAAAGACAATACCTTGTCTCACCGTAATGCGCGGGTCCTCGCTCCGGGGCATCGTGATCAACGCCACGATCCCCACCACAACCAATAATCCCGCAATCAACATCGATATCTGACTATACTTCATCGATGCTTCAATAATGTTTATTCTTCGTTTTTTCATGGGTTCTTATCCATCTGTAGATTCGCTTGTTCCTTCATTTTTTGAGCGCGTCGGTTAAAGCGACACCGTTTGACCGTCCTTCAATTGACTTTGTCCTTGTATGATCACGTTGTCACCAACGTGAAGACCTTCCGAGATAATGATCTCATCCCGTAACAGGCCATCAACGACGACCCTCTTTTTGATGGCCCTGTTTTTATTGTCCACAATGAAGACGTAGGTAAATTCTTCCGGATCGCGAACCACGGCATCGGCGGGAACGGTCAATGCCTCGCGTTTGTGATCCGTCGAAATGGTGATGTTTGCCAACATGCCGGGCAGAAGCTTTCCATTGGCGTTGACAAGTTTGACTTTCACTTCAAAACTTCGCGTGGAAGCATCTGCCTGCGGGTTAAGGATATTGATCTTTCCGTCTCTGGTTTCTTGTATGGCCGGAACCGTGACCGTTGCCGGCGTGCCGGCAGCGAGCTTGCTGATCTCACTTTCTGAAACGGAGATCTTGGCGTATACCAGATCGGTCTTCACCAGGGTGAAGGCCATCACTCCGGGAGAGGCGATAGCACCCCTTTCAATTTCTTTTGCCGTAACAATGCCAGCAAACGGAGCATAGAGTTTGGTGTCTGCCAATCTTTTGGCCGCGATACTCTTGTTTGCTTTCGCCTGTGATAAGGCAACCTTGGCGGCGATGTGCTCCCGGGCAGGCAGACTTCCTTTTGTATACAGCTCATCGAGTCGATTGAAATTATCCTGTGCCTGTTCGAGGGAAGCTTCTGCGAGGGAGACGTTGTTCTGGTATTCGATGGTTTCGATCGAAGCCAGTAACTGCCCTTCGGCAACGTGCTGCCCTTCCTCGACGTGAACAGCGACCACTCTTCCCGGAACGGAAAACCCCAGCGAAACGGAATTGTCCGCCTCAATCGAGCCACTGTAAGAAAGGGTCTCGGCTATGCCATTCGCTGCCAGTTGTCGTGTGCTGACTTTCAAAGGAGGAGCA carries:
- a CDS encoding efflux RND transporter permease subunit yields the protein MKKRRINIIEASMKYSQISMLIAGLLVVVGIVALITMPRSEDPRITVRQGIVFALYPGADELQVEKQVTDKIEQFLFSFEEIKKAKTRSETKEGQVVIIAELNDEVKDPKKFWSTLQHGLNSTLRPTLPPGVQGPIVNSEFGDVVAQMITVSAPGRSYAEVEKYLDKIEDGIKTIPEVSKINRYGGQRQQIYIIVDDEKMQQYGFDFATLSAVLQTQNVTNYTGDITLSASNVPIFANSRYKDEAAIGNQIIFSSPDGKVVRLKDVARIERRYEELNSFIKVGSDNVMMLTVQMQPGNNIVFLGDDLNKKIEAVKKTLPADVTIRTIVDQPEVVGERVSHFMVEFGIAIAAVIVVVMLLLPFRIASISAIAAPVSIAITFAILNLVGIEIHQVSLAALIVVLGMVVDDAIVIVDNYIEKLDEGVANWTAAWQSATQLMIPVFTATAAIIFAFMPLAFVLRGLPKEFIVSLPIAVSIALFASFLVALLLTPYMCYVFLKKGLKHHVADRPAKKNILDLLQDGFNKAVEFCFRWPKLTMFTGLFSVFLAMVVGGGVQEELFPMAERNQFNLELWMQNGTDVSATAKAVEKVEAAIKDDPRIVTTASFVGTSSPRFHATYAPETPRENFAQIFINTTSEEATVEMIGEYLTKFKNFLPNGYVRVRQLSNKETPAPVEIRVVGENLKDQKRVAAQIAAIVEKTKGTNWIRTDYQDDYFGVRAIIKEDAASRLGVSHSTITQTLGGEIKGNTVSTLWEDDKPIDIVLRLDGKNRDGLDKLQNIYVTSQYNTKVPLKEVVELQPAWHTGVIAHRNGLRTLTVRSEAQYGITATTIVNEVKPKIAALTLPAGITINYGGEVESSGETSPDMGKSLLISLMLIFLTLLFQFKSIKKVLIVLAAFPLSLLGAMLGLLLTGNPMGFTAFIGIISLMGIVVRNGIILVDYADELIREHGYTLKAAAIASAKRRMRPIFLTSSAAAIGVVPMILSKSPLWSPLGSVLALGLVFSMVMTLLVVPVLYYKFIKPQVVHEEMNQPDADEHIQYKPELI
- a CDS encoding efflux RND transporter periplasmic adaptor subunit codes for the protein MNVFKQLSSFSLAVILLAGCTKSVDKEPAAPPLKVSTRQLAANGIAETLSYSGSIEADNSVSLGFSVPGRVVAVHVEEGQHVAEGQLLASIETIEYQNNVSLAEASLEQAQDNFNRLDELYTKGSLPAREHIAAKVALSQAKANKSIAAKRLADTKLYAPFAGIVTAKEIERGAIASPGVMAFTLVKTDLVYAKISVSESEISKLAAGTPATVTVPAIQETRDGKINILNPQADASTRSFEVKVKLVNANGKLLPGMLANITISTDHKREALTVPADAVVRDPEEFTYVFIVDNKNRAIKKRVVVDGLLRDEIIISEGLHVGDNVIIQGQSQLKDGQTVSL